The Polypterus senegalus isolate Bchr_013 chromosome 11, ASM1683550v1, whole genome shotgun sequence sequence CAGAGGTGGATCGCCATACCAATGTGTCTTTAAAACTGGCACTGAAATGGTGTGAGACGGAGATGTCTCCCTTTAGTGACTGTGCCTCCTCCGAATAACTCTGTTTGgcttgacatttaaaataatctaatttCATCTAACAAGTGAAGCAGTGATGAACATGCACAGGGatgcacagtggcacagtagatAGCACTGCTTTCACACTGTCAAACTGGAGTTCATCATCGTCTCcccatttctgtgttttttttttgtaggtttgCATTTCTCATCTACAAAAATGTGCAAGTTAGATTAATTCTTAATTCCAAATCAGCCCTGATAGAGTGTGAGTTTGGGTATGACTGTGCCCCACAGTAGACTGCTGTCCTGTTGGATCAATACCAAAATTTTGACTTCAGCATCAGTACCAGATTTTCAGATCTCAGCATAGGCACCAAAATGGAACTGAACCCACACTTCCCTGCCTTACCACCCTCTGCGTCAATACAAGCAGCACTTCCACTTTGAATTCTCTAGCACGTCAACAAGCATGGGGAGGGCTAGTGATGTGGGCTCCCTGCAGAGGCTTTGACACATTTAAGAGTGGATGAGAAAAGAGCTGAGCACAAGGTCTTTGAAAATGACTGTTTACTTCTCGTACCGAAAATACCAAAACTCTGGTactgtaccattttaaaaatgaacatattagTACTTTTTCAGTGCCGTTATCACACCAAATCCTAGTCTAGGGTTGGGTCCttctttgcacccagtgctgccatggTATGTTATGGACCACTGGCATTCTGAACTGGATTTAGTGGGTTGCATAATATTATGTATATAATGTTCTACACCTCATCATTGCATCCAGCACTGGAATGTCTGCtcacaaaattgtccaaaacggTGGCCGAGCAGATGTACAATTTGTAGAATCTGTGATGTCCTCTGGAGACTGCTTCACCCAACAGTAGATGAAGAGTAATGTCAGCTGACAGCTTGAGTTTGCCTCCAGACTGGGTGCCTCAGTAGACCCCACATTCAGAATATGGTGCCTTCTTGTGACTCCAGTTCAAAGTCACATCATGTGGCCTAGTGGCTAAGGCACTGCTCCCTAAACTACAATGCTGCCTGTTTATCCCCACCTCTAACTTAAAGTCTAAGCCTGAGCAAACCACTTAGCCTCATGCACACTTCTGACTCTTGCAATTAACTGCCCCATTTTGACTCACCAGTTGACTTAATTTAAGTGTATTGGGGCTTCGACAGAAACTAAAATGGAAACTCCACAGAGAGAGTTCAGACTGGGATGTGAATGTAAGGCTGTAAAGCAGGAGTGCTAATCAATGCGTCAACATACCATCCTGTTTGTACTCCAGCCATCTGAATGATCTCAACTTGTAAAGTTCCATTGGGTTGgtattaaatatacagtggaacttcgggtcacgaacgtcccagaccacgtacaaatcgggttacgactaaaaggttcaccaaacttttgcatctgttcatgaccacacactcaggtgacaaAAAAActgccagtttcccttccggtttgcatgtgttcagcctcttcctgtgcattccctgtgcagcgagcaagtgagagagagtgtgagagagtgagagagagcgagtgcgagagagtgagtgagagagagagacagtgcgAGAGAGTAAGTCAGCgagagagcgagtgagcaagagagagagagagcgcgagtgagagagtgagtcagcgagagagcgagcgagcaagagagagagagcatgagaaggcagttaaagatgGCACCAGGGTTGTTTTtgaagagactgcttcgagcattgttttaatctcgttgtatttaatgaagacttttttctattggactttaacctccacttcacttcggTTTTTATAGCATCATTTATTTACtaaaggattctgaaagcactgcactttaaattggactttgtttttgattgttgttttgctgattctaataaaagcacttggcactttttgcaccatccgattgctccattgtagtgcttCACTGTCGtactcatcggtaacattaccgacggcgacgggtttaagggctcccagaagtgagatgggagcatgcagcgaccctgcatcgtcacagactttacctcaaaactgtaatctcctctccacccagttcctcctcacttccttcatgccagaactcaactcatgcaagattagttttcttggttgtttatgtttacggatttttcaaatgttcattttttcccctgtgcttaaaactcattagaaaaagtgtttacagagagtggTTCGTAaggcgtgaactcttgcaatgttagttttctctgttcaaggttttctcagtgttattcaatgtttttacatttagtttactattacactgtgcattctattgtataaataactatttttgtgcttaaaaatctttaaaaaaatatattcacataagctcgtacggtctggaacggattaattatatttacatacaatcctatgggggaaattagttcagGTCACGACTAAATCgagttgcgaccagagttttggaacgaattacggtcgtgaactgaggttccaatGTAGGAAGATGATGTTGTAAAGTGTTCTATAAGATCACACAGGTGCTCCCTAGCAGACTGCAATAGATGGGGACAACTacattttttctctaaaatataTGCTTTATTTACAGACTTCATCTTTAGGTTTATAATGTAGCGTCTTCTGGGGCATTTTTTCACATACTATAAACCCTGGGTGGCGTGCCAGTCCATGTCACTTCATTCCCGAGTCACTTCTTATGTCTGGCTACTAAGACACCAGTCTagagtgccctctagtggcagGGCTTactcacacaaacatacacaatgTGGTTGTGTAGCCTAGTGTCTCTGGCCAAACAAATGTGGCTCACTTTCTCACTTTTTGTGCCTAAGCAAGTCAACTAATCTCTCGGTGTTACAACTGTaaagacaatacagtatatgtgatttGAATTAGGGCCTTGCACTTGTAAAGCACCTTTGAATGGTGGACGCCATGTATAATCACTGTGTAAAAAAACCTTTGCTTGGACAAGGCTGGGATGACTTCTGTGTTAAgccttcatgttctccctgtgttcgtattttctCTCCCATTCCAAAGACATCTTGCTAAGCTGATGGGCAACTCTAAATTAGTTGTAGATCAGTAAATTTGCTTTGTGACTGGCTGGTAGCTGTTCTGTTCATTAGCAGGTAAAAGTGAGTAAGCAAAGTAAGTATTTGTTTGAATTtgtgcattataaaataaaataatagaaactgtCAGAAAATTCACAGCTAAATACTGTTCTAACTTGTCCTATTATTCAGTGGTTAAGAACTCGGTGTTAATGAAAGCCATTACTGATTTAGAAAATTAGGAACAGTAGACACTGAATATTAAAGGCATGTCAATGGCTTTGCTATTAAAGTGTTCTTCACTCTGGTAGGCTGCTCTGCTCCAGATTTAATATTGCTTTATAAATCTGGGGGTCAAGGGTCATGTTGCCTCCCCTCTCTGGGCTTGCACCACCCAACCAAGAGCgcctttttaatttttggataaATCATCATCTGTCAGCAACAAAAAGGTGAAGTCTTCCACTGAATGTAATGTAACAGAACTTTGTTACCATTGGCCAATATAACCTGTAGAGAAATCCTGTAAATGCCTTGCCTTGTTTTTCCTGACAGGGTCAATCCTATGTGCAAGGAAGCGGACCAGTACCACCTGGAATGGCACCGGGGCAGATGCAAATGCAAATGCCCCCTGGAATTGCCATTGTGGAGCCAAGACGCCCGCCTCATGACTATCTACCAATCGCTGTTCTCACTACCGTTTGCTGCTTCTGGCCAACTGGTATCATCGCAATCATCAAAGCTGTGCAGGTGAGTGTCTGAGGTGTGACTTACAGCGCGCCTGCCCACCAACCCACTTGATCCCCAATCAAAATTTCAAAAGGATTCTCCACCTTGACTCTAGTACCAGTTCCAGACTCAGCAGATGGAGCGTGGAACATTTTGCAAATGGTGTAAAGTGCTGGCACTCAGCTGAGAGACTGGCATGATGATTATACGATTCAAATGTAAAAACACTTTGGATGCATTTCAAACTGATTCTCTAAAATGCAGAATTATCAGAGCACTCTTAGTGTTGCTTTGTATAATTACCCAACATTGACGGGATTAACACAAAATAATCATAAAGTAAACAAACCCTTATGAAACAACAGGCATGCTTCTAAGCCCCAGTCACATAAAGACATGTTTATTGCTAAGTGTGTGCTGGCAGTAGCAGTTTGGGTCTCTAAGGGGAAATTGCCTTGTCTTGAAGATGGCAGCGGAGTGCAGCTGCACAATTGACATGTCACTGCTGTTTCCGAGTGATCCTCGGCAGTGTTAAACAAGACAGCGATCATGACTATACCGAGGCTCGAGATTGGAGACATAGATTAGAGTGCTGTGCTGTTCCGGGGGCTGCATCAAGGCAGGATAATTGAAGAAGGCTTTACCTTCCTAGCTGAGAATTTCCTCTGATGAAAATATGATACAAAAGGATAAAAGAATTGTTTACTTAATACCaatcagagtaaaaaaataaatataatgtataaataaaaattacaataacCTGTTTGGTTGCTTCAACATTGTTTTCATCTTACCTTAAACTGCAGAGGCCTTTGTATAGAAACAggtatttaataaaacaaaataatctgaAAACTCTAGATGTTCTAAAACagttgtatagggtggtccagatctaattatgcaattttcattacgctataattattaagtttattacacagaaaatcacccgaaaaatcccggaccattgagaagtgtgcaaactgacgatatgaagaatcgtcttcgtgctgaactggaatcgtccccacataaatcaaagtcatccagatgatctggatctgcataattagatatggaccaccctgtacatcttGGGTCTCATGGAAGACAGAAGTAAAGTTCTGTAAGCCCAGGAGCAGGTAGCCATAATGTCAGCTACCCTTTAGAAAGCAGTCACTCAAATGCTTTGTTAAATGTAGGTTAGCCCAATGCTCATGTTCACTCTCAGGACACAGCatttgtaaatcttaaatatgaaGGCAAAACATAGCCATTATGATTTTAAAGCCTAAATTTTCCCAGAGAATGTCTCACCACTGAATATACCATAAAGGaactaaaaaaatattcattacttttacacaaaagagttgtttaacataacattttactTTGAAGGAGCCAGGACATTCATTAAGATGGATTGATGATGAAGGTCAATGAGAAATACAGAAAGGTGCTAGAGTGCATGTGCTGTTAGGTAGcaacaataattacatttatatagcacttttctcactaaaGTACTTTACAcagacagaggggaaccacttcaaccaccaccaatattTAGCAGCcgcctggatgatgcgacggctgCCATTATTgggccagtacactcaccacacattagctgcaAGGTGGTGAAGGGTTCAGAGacatagccaattagagacagggattGATTAGGGGGCCACAATGGATGGGGCTGAGGTGGGCAGTTTAGTTAAGACATCAGGACAAAACTTACTCTTTTTGAAATATGCCCAGGCATCTTTAATGACTATAGAGAGTcatgacctcagttttacatctcatccgaaggatggtgccatttttacagcactgtgtcaTTATCATTGCACTGAGGTGTTGatatccacacacagaccacagggtaagtgcccctttTGGCGTCACCAACACATCTCAGGGCAGCAACCCAAGTTATTCCTAGATGGTCtcacatgcttagcttcaggtgggtgacctgttGTGAAGCACGGGGGTACAGCTATTGACTGTTTAATCAGCTGCATGTTTAATACATCCCAACTGGAGGGTCTAAGTAGAATTAAATACTGAATTGGAACCAACCCTGTATcaggtgccaatccatcacatgcactcacacccacacatcaCTCTAAATAGGACAATTTAGAGTCTCCAATAATCCCATGTAGATCTGGAGAAGACATTACAATCTTCACATATACACTGTCTTAGTTGTAACTCAGTTTCTTATAGCTGTGAACAGTTTTGTAAATGACTGGATACATCAGATCTACCATCTTATGTGACTTATTAAGATCGGGATGCAGCTTCAGTAATTTAACCAAAAGCCTTTTTTGCTCTTTGGCCCAATGCAAAAATGTATTGGTGTGCAATATTTGGTTCTCTTCAGGTAACTTCAGATATTATCCCACCCTGCTCGTTCAAAGACTCCGAACAACGGAACGCATTGCATATATTTCCAAGGTGTGGGTAGACAAGATGAAATGTTAAGGTCTATAACCATCAACAGAGATATTCCAGAAATATCTAGTGATCTAGCAAGTTTACCTGGGCTTTATATGTAGTTTGCCCATTAAACTGTAGATCATACTTGGAAATAAAATTAGCTACAATGACTACTTATAAACTGAGAGCTATCCATAATTTTGAAAGCAGCTCTGGGCCCATTTTACATACTGAGAGTGTATAGAAGTCCTTCATGTTGAAAATATGTTCAATTACAATTTTTCTGCAGTCTTTTATCTGGTGACATCTTTAGAATCATAAAACCAGCAGCTTTAGGTACTCAACTAATCACTACTGAGCTGAATGTTGGAAGGTCTGTGATAAAATCCATTGAGAAATTAGCCCATTGTCTATTAGGTATGGGCTTgactgattagatagatagatagatagatagatagatagatagatagatagatagatagatagatagatagatagatagatagatactttattaatcccaaggggattaaagaatgataaaaatgcaggcataacagaaaataactttgaataatgttaacgtttacctcccggtgtggaactgaagagtcacatagtgtgggggaggaacaatctcctcagtcagtcagtggagcaggatagtgacagcagtctgtcgcagAAGCTGCTCATcggtctggagatgatcctgttcagtggatgcagtggattctccatgattgacaggagtctgctcagcgcccgttgctctgccacggatgtcaaactgttcagctccgtgcctacaatagagcctgccttcctcaccagtttgtccaggcgtgaggcgtccttcttctttaggctgcctccccagcacaccaccacgtagaagagggcgctcgccacaactgtctgattgaacatctgcagcatcttattgcagttgttgaaagacgccagccttctaaggaagtatagtcggctctgtcctctcttgcacagagcatcagtatcagCCCATTAATAACCTGaagcaattaaatattttagaattatcAAAAATCTGACAATTCGAATCACAGCTTTTGAAACTGAAAGACTCATGTTTTCTTATTAGGGacaaataatgttttgtttaCTATTTATGGGAAACTTATGATAAAAAAAGCCTAAGCCCTGCAAAATGTGATACGAAGCATTGTGAAATACATGTGTATTCTCTAAATTgaatattaaaacatattattacCCAAATATTTCTAAGAATTATGCATAGAGTAAATACACATGCAtcattttaatgcacatgcacaaaACTCTTTGAAGTCTTCTGCTCTGCCTTGTTGTTAGCAGGATCTGATTTTGTATAACCAGATTGTTCCTCCAGCATATTAAAAGAGAAGAGCGACCTGAACGGGCACCATGCCGGCTGTGATTAACTCAGGGTTTTAATGATTCAACTTCTGGATGATTGTTTAATGAATATGGAGTTACTAGTGTCCCATGTTCACCACTAATGTCACTCATGTGCCCACAATGATCAGTCACTCAGCAGCACCGCACAGCTAATATACAGGTTTTGTCAGCCTTTATTTAGCATCTGAGGGTTGTCCATTTCTAACATGTACACCTTCTTCTGTGTAGGCCTGCTATGTGAATTGGAATAAATATCTTGTACATAATGCAGTAAAACTTTACCCATCATCCACTTTAGTCATTAACACATGTAACAGTTTTATGTATACTAAATGATAATCTGTAGTATTACTAAATGAAAAGGCATACCAGACATGTTCATTTCTATTAAAGCCTACCTATATTAAggtagaatgaaatgttttcactCTAGTGTTGTTTTGCCTTTAACTCTACTCCTCTGTCTTTTTATCTTTAGGTGCGAACAGCGGTAGCTCGTGGAGATATGGTGTCAGCCGAAATTGCATCCAGGGAGGCTCGGAACTTCTCCTTCATCAGTCTTGCCGTAGGCATTGCCTCGATGGTGCTGTGTACCATCCTGACCGTGGTGGTCATCATAGCAGCACAGC is a genomic window containing:
- the prrt1 gene encoding proline-rich transmembrane protein 1 is translated as MSTEKHGLEEGCPQMSPPPYIPNQDGPPCNNQAQYPGAPPPVPEGYVQETQFNCGPGGQNPQGYTIQTQPPPGGMPAGGYIHSGYPLQLQPCTAYLPVYPIGTAGQSYVQGSGPVPPGMAPGQMQMQMPPGIAIVEPRRPPHDYLPIAVLTTVCCFWPTGIIAIIKAVQVRTAVARGDMVSAEIASREARNFSFISLAVGIASMVLCTILTVVVIIAAQHHDEDWEP